GAGTGTTGTACAAATTAACATCATGCTCTCAAATTCAATACTTTGACAATAGCACTTTTGAATACACGGATACAAGAGCCATCGCCATCCTATGTAGTCGCATATTTGTCATGGTGTTGGTTCTCGGATAAGCGGGCGCGCCGGCCGTTGCCATCCCACTCGGCCAGAATTTTGTTGTGGTATTGTCGACCGATCCGATATGCGGGCGCCGCGATAACCATCGTCGTCGTCCCACCCGGTCGGACGTATGTGGCGGTATTGGCGACTCAGTTCTTGGACGCGGCTGCAATCGCTATCCAACCCAGCAGCAGCATATGTGCCGTAgttttggcggcggcggcggacgtaggCTCCTTGGCCGTCCCTCGCGGCCACGTTTTGATCGTAGTTGAGGCGGGAGCAACAGTCTTCGCCGCACCTGGTCCTGGGCGTGTGAAGGCCGCGGCGGTTGGACCCGACGGGAGCACGCGGCGGCTGGCCGTCGACCACCGAGGTGGCCGTCGGTGTGCGGCGCGCGGCGGGAGCCTGTCCTGGCGGGAGGCGCCGAAGGGCTGCCAGCTCCGCGGCCGTCAGATGCGACGCCCGTACGCCGTCGTCGTGTGACGGATCATGCTCGTCTCCCCTCTCCGTGGAAGCACCGCCCGCGGCGCGAACGACGCAGCATCCTCGCCGTTGGCACGCACGAACAGCCGCCCGCCGCACTCGCCGTCCGGCTTGCAGCAGCCAGCA
The Triticum aestivum cultivar Chinese Spring unplaced genomic scaffold, IWGSC CS RefSeq v2.1 scaffold81506, whole genome shotgun sequence DNA segment above includes these coding regions:
- the LOC123176783 gene encoding uncharacterized protein, translated to MPLAGGGCWLLQAGRRVRRAAVRACQRRGCCVVRAAGGASTERGDEHDPSHDDGVRASHLTAAELAALRRLPPGQAPAARRTPTATSVVDGQPPRAPVGSNRRGLHTPRTRCGEDCCSRLNYDQNVAARDGQGAYVRRRRQNYGTYAAAGLDSDCSRVQELSRQYRHIRPTGWDDDDGYRGARISDRSTIPQQNSGRVGWQRPARPLIREPTP